The DNA region GCAAGACACAGGGAATCATATACATGCGTAAAGAGTTCGAGCTGAAGGGTAAATGGAAGAGGGCCGAGCTGGAGGCCATGAGCTCCGCGAGGTGTGATATATACATCAACGGGGCCAAGGTGGGGACGGTGGTGCCCGACTGGCGCAGGTTTAAGGTATGGTCCGAGATAACCGGGTTTGAGGTGACGAGGTTTCTGCGTCACGGCAAAAACGCGATCGCCATATCCGGCGAGCCGAAGCCGAAGCAACAGGGCGCGCCGGTGGGGATCATATTGAGGTTGAGGATATGGCCGAGGTTATGACCGGAGGAGAAGATGTGGCGGATCTACATCTCGATTCCCATCATCTCCGCCTCGGCCGTCGCCGCGGAGATCCTGCTGATGCGGCTGATGGCCGTGGCGATATGGTATCACTTCGCCTACATGATCATCAGCCTCGCCCTTCTGGGATACGGGGCGAGTGGAACTTTCCTGACCATCTTAAGAGAACGGCTCCTCCCACGATTTAAGCTGTTCCTCCTCCTCATCTCGCTTGCGCTTTCGATCTCCCTTCCTCTCTGTTTTCGCCTGAGCCAGATGATCAGCTTCGATCCGTTCCTGATGATGTGGGACCCGCGCCACTTTCTCCGCCTCTTCGCCCGATATCTGCTCTTGATGATCCCGTTCTTCCTGGCGGGGAGCTTCACGGGACTGTGCATAGCGGCTTATAGCGACAGGATCGGCCGGATATATCTTTTCGACCTGATGGGGGCGGGGATGGGATCGGTGGGGGCGATCGGATTGACCTTCCTACTTAGGCCGGGGGACGCCTTAAGCGTGCTTTCGCTCTTCTCCCTTCTCGGCGCGATCCTCACCTCCTGGCACGCGGGATATCTCCTTCGATCGCTGATACTCGCCCTTCCCGTTTTAGCCGCCGTTAACCTAATGCCTTTGAGGTTGGATATATCGCAGTATAAGTATCTGGTCGCCGCTGAGAGGATGCCGGAGGCGAAGGTTCTGTATGAATCCTCCTCGCCGCTCGGCCTCTTAACCGCCCTTCGATCGCCTGCCTTGAGGATCGCGCCCGGGCTCAGTCTCGCATATGAGGGGGATATACCGCCTCAGATAGCCGTGTTTACCGATGCCGACTCGCCCACCGCCATAACCTCGCCCGACGATCCGGAGAAGCTCGCCTTTCTGGATTATATGACCAACGCCCTTCCATACGCACTGTTGAGGAGCCCCAAAGTTCTGGTCATCGGCGCGGGCGGAGGGATGGATGTGCTTTCGGCTCTGACACACGGGGCGAGGGAGGTGGTCGCCGTCGAGCTCAACCCACAGATGGTGAAGATGGTCTCGGAGAGGTTCTCGGATTTCGCCGGCGGGATATACTCCGATCCGAGGGTGAGGGTCGTCCTGGGCGATGGGAGGGGATTCGTGGAGAGATGTCGGGAGAGGTTCGACCTGATACAGATATCCCTGGTGGAATCGTTCAGGGCCTCGGCGGCCGGCGTCTATGCGCTCAGCGAAAGCTACCTCTACACCGTCGAGGCGTTTAAAAGCTATATGAGGCATCTGACCGAAAACGGCATCCTCTGCATCACGCGCTGGTCGAAGATACCTCCCGTCGACACGATGAAGGTGATCGGGACGATGGATCGACTCCGCTCCATCGGGATATCGCCCCAGAATAACATGGCCCTCATCAGAAGCTGGGCCACCGACACGATCATCCTCAAGAGATCCGAACTGACAAAGGAGGAGATCGAGGCGATAAAGGAGTTCTGCCGGGAGAAGCTGTATGATCTGGCCTACTATCCGGGGATACCCGCTGAGGAGATGTGGGAATTTCTCCCCTATAATCCGTCCGGCAGATGGAAGTGGATGAAAGGGATGTTCAACATCAAGCCCGCCACGGATGACAGGCCCTATTTCTTCCATTTCTTCAGGTGGAGGTCGTTGCCGTATCTGGTTAAAAGGATGGGTCGGAACTGGCTTATACTGGTGGAATGGGGATATGTGATGCTGGTTGCGACGCTCATCCAGGCCGTGGCCGCCTCGATCCTGCTGATCCTGCTTCCCCTTCGTGCGCTTCTATCGCCCAGGGTGAGCGGGAGATGGAAGAGGCTCTGGGTTCTCCTCTACTTCGGCGCCCTGGGATTCGGGTTCATGTCGATGGAGATCGTTCTGATACAGCTTTTCTCGCTTTTCCTCTCCGATCCGATCTACTCCGCTGCCTCGGTGATCGGCGGAATGTTGGTCGTCGCGGGGTTAGGGAGCCTTGCGTCGGGGAGGTTTTCCGGCTTGCCGCCTGAGCTGCCCTTCGGGATGATAATCCTGTTCTCGGCGATCCAGAGATACCTGCCGCGGCTTGAGTTTTCAACTCTGGCGGATCTCCCGCTTCCAGCGAGGATCGGATTGAGCATACTCTCCATCGCCCCTCTCGCCTTCTTCATGGGGATGGCGTTCCCGATGGGGGTTAGACGTCTGAGGGCGAGGGATGAATCGCTCATACCATGGGCATGGGGGGTGAACGGCTGCGCTTCAGTCATAGGCGCTGTAGGCGCTATGATCATCGCCCTCTCGCTGGGACACAGCACGCTTTTATTCACCGCTATGGGATGTTACGCCTTGGCGGGAGCCCTGGCGATGAGAATCCGCTCGATCCCGGAGTAATCCCTTATGACCTCCACATCGGCATACCCTGCCTCCTCCATCAATTTGATGGCCTTTTGGGCCTGATCGAACCCGATCTCGATCCCGATCAGTCCTCCTGGATGGATATGTCGTGTGGAGTTGAGGATGAGCCGTCGTATCACCTCCAATCCGTCCCGGCCGCCGTCAAGCGCCTCCCTCGGCTCATAGCCGATCTCGGGCTGCAGGTTCGAGATCTGATCGGAGGGTATATAGGGAGGGTTTGAGACGATGCAATCGAATCGCATTCCGTCGACCGGCTCGAACATATCGCCGATCTTAAAATCCACCTCCACTCCGATCGCTTCGGCGTTTTGACATGCGAGCTCTATCGCCCCCTCCGATACATCCGTCGCCACGACACGCCATTCAGGAAGGAATTTAGCGAGGGATATCGCTATGGCGCCACACCCCGTCCCCACATCCAAGATCTCCCCGGGCTTCTCATCCTTTAACCTTCTAGCGATCTCCTCCACCAAGAGCTCCGTCTCCGGTCTGGGGATCAGCGTCCTTCGATCCACCCTGAAGGGTATCCCCATGAACTCCTTTACGCCCGTGAGATATGCCACCGGCATCCTTTGAGCCCGTTTTACGATCAGATCACGATAGATATCCAGATGTCCCTGGGAGACGGGGGCGTTGAAGTTGAGGTACAGATCCAGCCTGGAGCACTGAAGGGCATGCGCCAGGAGCAGTTCCGCGTCGAGCCTCGCCGTCTCTATCCCATGTCTTTTGAAGTATCCCGTCGTCCACTCCACCAGCTCCATAACGCGCCATATCCTCTTTTCCTTACCCATCCCTTATCTACCTCTCCTCGACGATCCTCTTAAACAGTTTGGAGATGATCGAAAAACGGAGCTCTATGGCCGATTCGGGACACATCTCGTGACAGCAGTAGCATCTTATACAGAGCGAATCGTCCACCACCGCCACCTTTCCCTTGATCCTTATGGCGTTTTGAGGGCAGCTTCTGACGCATACCCCACATGCGACGCATCTTCCCTTCTGGGGAACGGGCCTCGGGCTTGTTATCTCCTTCATCAGCTTTCCGGCGAATTTTCTGATAAGCCTGTATCTGAGTATGGCCTTTTCGGTCGGACGGGAATCCGGCCTTTTGAAATCGGGGATCATCACCTCTTCGATCGGCGTCCCGACGATCTGAACTTTCCCGTCCCATTCCTCCGCGGATTTAGCGGCCTCGAAGATCGGCACCTCATCGAATCCCATGCCGATGATCCTACAGGCAGCGGCATCCACCTCGACCGGGTTTTCGCCCGCCAGTATGACGCCCACCTTCCTGGGGGAACCGTGTGAGCCGGGGCCGTTCCCCTCGAGCCCGATCACCCCATCCATCACCGTCAGCCTGGGTCTGGCGAAACGCATCACATCGATCAACATCCCGGCGAAATCGGGCTCATTGGGGAATCTGACATGGAATTTCGACTTTGACACGCCGTAGATGAGTCCGAAGAGGTTCTTGACGGCGCCGGTGTAGGTCATGAAGACGTGCGTCTTCAGCTTCGGCAGGTTCACGATGCCGTCCACCTCCCTGAGGACGGGCAGGAGCTCGAACCCCTTGGTGAATCTCCCCTCCAGGAAGGAGAGGTGGATCGGCTCAAGCTCTATCCTGAGCTCCGCCCCCGTTCGGTCGGCCACCTCCATCATCCCCGTCACCTCAAACACCTCTTTCAGCCTCTGCTCGGAGTGTTTCGTTCCCGCCCCTGGGCTTTCGGAGATTATGGGATATGCCCCTGCGGATTGGATCTGCCTCACAACCGCTTCGACGAGGAGAGGATGGGTCGTCACGGCCCTATCCGGGGGCGCGGGTGACAGGAGATTGGGTTTAACCAAGATCTTCTCGCCGGGGCCGACGAACTTGGATATCCCCCCTAGTCTCTCCAGCGCCCTATCCACCGCTTCCATGACGGCGGTTCGATCGTATGCGTCACACTTTTCGAGACTGACCAACTTTAAACCTCCTGTTCTGTAGATGAAAACCGCCACACGAATCTAAGGGATGGTTCATATCCTGGATGAATTTGGGTAACACTTTGACCTCGTGATGACTTGCTAACCCATATTTCTAATCATTCGCTCATACTCATCATGAGAGCCAATCCAAACCCAAATGTAATCTTCGCCGTCTTTCACGGCAAGCGCTCGGTAATTGATTCCTATCCTGACTGACCAGAACTTACCAATTCTCTTGAAATGAAGAGATGGATGTTGAGGATTTATCTTAAGCAACTGGAAGTTTCCCTTTGCTATTCTTTGTACAGATTCCGGAAGCTCCTCAAAACATCTCCAGAAACGATTCGTCGCCCGATGCATTTATAGCTCCCTGAGTTTCCCCTTCTTTTTTTCATCAAAGGCTTCCTCGATCAGGAAATCCAACTTCCCCATCTCCGAGTCCACCTCAATTTGCTTATCCCACTTCTGCCAATCTTTCTCCCAAAACCACCGCCTCAGTTGAACGAAGTCCTCCTCGGGAAGTTTCTCTATTGCTGTTTTTATCTCATCTACCTTCAACATTGAAACCTCCCTTCGCATCAAAACTTGAGATTTGCTCAGTTCGCGATACTTTGCTACTCCCATGATATGCTTACGAGATACTCCAGATGCTTTATCAGCTCCTGCCTCGTTAACCCCTTCGTCACGTCCATCAGGTTGATCTGAAGGTAGGATGACCCGCGGGTTGAGGCGAAGGCCAGCTTCTTGCCGTCGGGGGAGAAACACGGCGTCGTATCCTTCCCCCTGTAGTTGGTGAGTCTGACGGCGTTTCTCCCATCGGCGTCCATAACGTATATCTCCTCGTTGCCGTCCCGATCCGAGACGAAGAGTATCCTCCTGCCGTCCGGCGAGAAGGAGGGCATGTTATCGACGTCGGGGCTATCGGCGATCTTCATCTGGGATGAGCCGTCGGCCTTCATCTGGTATATATCGAAATCCCCATCCCTATCCGACGCGAAGATGACCTTCGTCCCGTCGGGGGAGAAGGCGGGATCTATATCGTTCGACCTGTTATCCGTCAATCGTTGAAGCTTTAAGACGGTGAGGTCAAGCTTAAATATCTCCCAGTTGCCGTTCAGATACGATTCAAAGAGGACGGTCTTCCCATCGGACGAGAGGGTCGGCTTGAAGATATCTCCTTTCCATTCGAAGATCGTCTCGCGCTCCAACGTGTTCAGGTTCACTCTCACGAGCCTGGCTTTATCGTTCTCGCCCGTCGGAAATGGAACTGAGGAGAGGATGAGGTATTCGCCGTCGGGCGTGAAGGATGGGCTCGAGTCGGAAAATCCCTCCGGGGTGATCCGTTTCTCCTTTCTATCGGCCAGATCCATCAACATGACGACGTTCCGCCCTCTTTTCACCCTGACAAAGGCCAGTTTGCGGCCATCGGGCGAAAAGACCGGCGAGGCGTTATCGCTGCTGGTATTCGTCAGTTGCAGAACGGGATGCGGCTCGGCGGCCAGCTCCCTGATCTCAGCCTCCTGTTTCGGAGTCGGGTTCGATTTGAGGATCTTGATGAATGTCTTCAACGGCACAAGCCGTCTTCCGAGCTTCCAGGCAGCCTTGGCCATCTCATACCGTATGTCGGTCCTATCGGGGGCGAAGGAGAGGGCAACCTGAAACTCGTCCATCGCTTTATCATATTTTCCCGCCCTCGAATACGCAAGGCCGAGGCTGTAATGCAGGTCGGGATCGGAAGGATGTCTCTGGACGGCTCCCTTCAGATGTATTATCGCCTCCTCATATTTGCCCTGGGCCAGGAGCTTTTTACCGATATCGGCCTCCTTATCCCCACAGCCGCAGAGGATAGCCGATGCGAAGATCGCCAGAATGATCAAGCAGACCGACACCTTATACATCGAAACATCACCCCTCATGGTATTTCTCAACGTAATTTCTCAGTGTTCCTATTTTCTCCACGGTTGCCTCGATCACATCCCCCGGATATATGGGAGCGATCCCTTCAGGGGTGCCGGTTGAGATGATGCTACACGGTTCAAGCGTCATCATATCGGATATAAACTCCACCAGATAAGGTATGTCGAATATCAGGTTGACGGTGTTATCGCTCTGTCGGATCTCCCCGTTCACCTTCAGCTCCAGGTTCAACGCCACCGGCTCCTCAACCTCATCCTTTGTCAGGATACACGGCCCCATCGGCCCGAAGGTATCCATGCTTTTGGATCGGAACCAGGGCTGGCTCAGCTCAAAATCGTGCCGCTGGATATCCCTGGCGGTGACGTCGTTCATGACGGTATATCCCAGTATAAATTCACGTGCCCGATCCCTCGGCACATCCCTGGCCGTTTTGCCTATCACCACGGCCAACTCCACCTCGGGGTCCACCCTTCCGAATTTAGGCTTGATCAATATCTTATCCTCGGGGCCTATCACGCATGAGGAGGCCTTCTGGAAGATTATGGGCTCCTGAGGGATAGGTCTGCCGCTTTCGCGGGCATGGGTGGAGTAATTCAGCCCAAGGGCGATGATCTTAGGCGGGCTTTTGATCGGCGGATTGAGTTTGAACTCATCGACGGTGAGCAGATCCGTGAGGTTATGCTTTTCGGCGAATTCCACCACCTCATGAAACAGCCCCACATCGAAGAGTCCTTCATTTACCATGCCGGCTATCGTGTTAGGTATGGGGCGGTTTACCCTTTTTACCGCCGCATCGTACATCCTGATCCCTGATGTTAGATCGAAGACCACACCCCTATCGAGAAGCACCCCTACCCTTTCACCTACTGCATCGGAGAAGGATACGATCTTCATGTTTTACCTCCACCCGAAAGATAACATCTGCATACGCTCATAATTATCGCTGAGTGTAGCGGAGATTTTTAAAGCTACCGTCCGCCGCTTATAGGTCATTTATTGTCATTTGTCGTCATTTATCGTCATTTAAATGACGGCGAAGCCGAATGACTTAATGACTACAAATGACGGTTGAGCTGCGGACGGCGGACAATTGGCCATAGATACTACACTCGAGAGAAATAAGAGCGTCCGCATAAAATTATATCACAACGGGCTCGGGAAAAGAAGGCAGCGACTGAGCGCTTGATGGAGGAGAGCGAACCAAGTTATAATAACGTCGATCTCGGCAAGGCCTTCCGATGTCTCGGCTAGAAGGAGCGAGGGGAATGAGAGTTAAGATCGAGGAAAAAGGGTGGTTTCGCCTGCCGGAGAGGCTTATAGGGAGGTATGATCTGAATGAGGGTTCCGATCTCTATCTGATACCCTTAGCGGATGGACTCGTCGTCTACCACCCCATGCTCGACATCAGAAAGGTCTACATCGAACCTACCACCCGGTGCAACCTCAACTGTATCACATGCGTCCGTAACGCGTGGGAGGATGAAACGGCCGATATGGAGATGTCCACCTTCAACGCTATCCTCCGCCAGTTAAGAGGGTTCAGATCGATTCGGGCGGTGGTTCTGGGGGGATTCGGGGAACCGTTCTATCATCCTCACATCCTCGATATGATCAGGGATATTAAAGCTTTGGGACTGGAGGTGACGATAAGCACGAACGGAACGTTGCTCGGAGATCTTGCCGGAGTTTGCGACTATTAATGTTGGTTTGAAATCCGATATAAAGGCCCGGCGGCTGACAGTTTCAACCCTTTCAGAAAATCCGGAGGCTCTTCGGGGAAGAAGATGTAAACCGGATGTGCTTTTAAGTTTTCGAGTATCATCTCTGAGACCGTCCCTCCACATCCCTCATCATCCGGAAATCGGATATCCTGATAAGCTCTTTTCAGATTCTCCCTATACCAATCGAACCTGAGAAGCGGCATTGATATGATTCGGACATCTTCACGCTCTCTGTAAACCACATACCGGAAATACCAAAGCGTGAAGGTAGGACCGTCATACTGGGTGAAGACCAACGCACCGGGTTTCAACTCCTTGAAAACGCTATTCCCAAACTGATATGCCTCTCTGAAATCGCTTAAGTCCACATGGGGATAATGCCTCACCAGCTCATACATGGGAAACCCTATGCTCAGAACCAAAACAGCACTTGTGTAAATCATCCCCCTTCTCCATATCCGTAGTTGCTTAAATGTATCCAGGAGAAATTCCACGCCTAATCCGATCCAGATGGAGAAAATCAGGTAAGATGGGATGTAAAAAGGAGGATTGTCCGGAATCCGATAGTTCACGGTGTATACTATATCAGCGAGGAATATCAAAGTGAGGAGGAGAAACAAAGGCGATGTTTCCTGACGGTGTTCTTTGAGCTTCACTATCAGCCTGAAGTATCCTAGAACTCCGAAAAAGAAGCCGATGATGGTGAACTCGTTGAGAATAGCCACTCTGTATCGGTTTAGCTCATAAAGCACTTCGGGAAGCGTTTTTGAGAACATCAAGGATCTATACTGAGCCGCCGAGACCAACCAGATAAACTGCTTAAGGGTCTCAGGATTACCCCAATCGAGGGGTGGGTCCTGTGCCGAACGGATAGGGAGATAGATATATGGCGTCAGCCCTAGAATGAAAAGTCCCAAAAGTGTCGGTAACCGTTTGATGAAAGATTTAGGATCGACCAACAGGACAAATGTGATAGCAGCGGGGAGAATGAATAGGGTGGACATGTGATTCGAAAAGCTCAAACCAAGTGAAAAGGTGAAGAGGTAAAGGAACTTTGAAGATCGAGTTTCTCTCCATTTCAGCAGTAGGAGAATTAACAGGCTCAGGAAAAAGGCGTTGAGCGTGTATACCTCGGCGATGACCGATTGAGTCCAAAACGTGAATGAGAAAGCCATGCTGAGGGCGGCGGAGAGCGCAGGGATATGTTTGCCCGTCAAATTTAGGAGAATCTTATAGATCACTAAGGAGGTGATGGCAGCGAAGAAAGCCGACATTAAATTAACACGATATGCGATATCGCCTACAGGCAGGAATGTAAACAACTTGCCTAACATCACAAACAACGGATATCCCGTGGGATGAGGTATTCCCATGACGTAACACGCCGTGACAAGGTCGCCGGAATCCCGCCATGTGATAGTAGGGGCAAGTGTCCTCAGGTAGATAATGAAAGGAAGCAAAACCGTTAAGAAACCAAGGATCGATCTCCATGTCCTAGAGCTTCGACTTTTCAGGTTCATCTTGTCTCCTCCGAGCGTAAAGCTCCATCCTGCCCTGAGAGTAGATCAACTTAAATCGTCGCTCCACTTCCCGTCGGATTTTCGGAGTCCCTCCCCAGAGCAGTATGAAATCATAGGGGTGGGAATGTTTCTCAGCTGAAAATCGGTCGGGGAAACCTTCTCCGGGCGCCGGCATCCGCCGGTTGTCCTGCCTATAAAGGATAGGGTGATAGCTTAAACGAGCGAAAAAATAAGGTCCAACTCCTCCCTTAGCTATGTGGTAATATGCCCAAGCGTGCAGGAAAGGCTTTGTGTTAAACGTTTCAGCATATTGTTGGACGATCAAAGGCAGCAGTTTCGAATTCCAGCCGATATACTTAATCCCTGAAAGATAATCGCGGAATTCATCCTGTAAAGAGTTGTACTTGTGGTAAGTGTATGATATAGAGATGATGGAGAGTATAATCGGAAGAACAGTGATCAGTTTGTGTAATGCTTGATC from Candidatus Poribacteria bacterium includes:
- a CDS encoding fumarylacetoacetate hydrolase family protein encodes the protein MVNEGLFDVGLFHEVVEFAEKHNLTDLLTVDEFKLNPPIKSPPKIIALGLNYSTHARESGRPIPQEPIIFQKASSCVIGPEDKILIKPKFGRVDPEVELAVVIGKTARDVPRDRAREFILGYTVMNDVTARDIQRHDFELSQPWFRSKSMDTFGPMGPCILTKDEVEEPVALNLELKVNGEIRQSDNTVNLIFDIPYLVEFISDMMTLEPCSIISTGTPEGIAPIYPGDVIEATVEKIGTLRNYVEKYHEG
- a CDS encoding DUF2723 domain-containing protein, coding for MNLKSRSSRTWRSILGFLTVLLPFIIYLRTLAPTITWRDSGDLVTACYVMGIPHPTGYPLFVMLGKLFTFLPVGDIAYRVNLMSAFFAAITSLVIYKILLNLTGKHIPALSAALSMAFSFTFWTQSVIAEVYTLNAFFLSLLILLLLKWRETRSSKFLYLFTFSLGLSFSNHMSTLFILPAAITFVLLVDPKSFIKRLPTLLGLFILGLTPYIYLPIRSAQDPPLDWGNPETLKQFIWLVSAAQYRSLMFSKTLPEVLYELNRYRVAILNEFTIIGFFFGVLGYFRLIVKLKEHRQETSPLFLLLTLIFLADIVYTVNYRIPDNPPFYIPSYLIFSIWIGLGVEFLLDTFKQLRIWRRGMIYTSAVLVLSIGFPMYELVRHYPHVDLSDFREAYQFGNSVFKELKPGALVFTQYDGPTFTLWYFRYVVYREREDVRIISMPLLRFDWYRENLKRAYQDIRFPDDEGCGGTVSEMILENLKAHPVYIFFPEEPPDFLKGLKLSAAGPLYRISNQH
- the prmC gene encoding peptide chain release factor N(5)-glutamine methyltransferase, which codes for MGKEKRIWRVMELVEWTTGYFKRHGIETARLDAELLLAHALQCSRLDLYLNFNAPVSQGHLDIYRDLIVKRAQRMPVAYLTGVKEFMGIPFRVDRRTLIPRPETELLVEEIARRLKDEKPGEILDVGTGCGAIAISLAKFLPEWRVVATDVSEGAIELACQNAEAIGVEVDFKIGDMFEPVDGMRFDCIVSNPPYIPSDQISNLQPEIGYEPREALDGGRDGLEVIRRLILNSTRHIHPGGLIGIEIGFDQAQKAIKLMEEAGYADVEVIRDYSGIERILIARAPAKA
- a CDS encoding SAM-dependent methyltransferase; the protein is MWRIYISIPIISASAVAAEILLMRLMAVAIWYHFAYMIISLALLGYGASGTFLTILRERLLPRFKLFLLLISLALSISLPLCFRLSQMISFDPFLMMWDPRHFLRLFARYLLLMIPFFLAGSFTGLCIAAYSDRIGRIYLFDLMGAGMGSVGAIGLTFLLRPGDALSVLSLFSLLGAILTSWHAGYLLRSLILALPVLAAVNLMPLRLDISQYKYLVAAERMPEAKVLYESSSPLGLLTALRSPALRIAPGLSLAYEGDIPPQIAVFTDADSPTAITSPDDPEKLAFLDYMTNALPYALLRSPKVLVIGAGGGMDVLSALTHGAREVVAVELNPQMVKMVSERFSDFAGGIYSDPRVRVVLGDGRGFVERCRERFDLIQISLVESFRASAAGVYALSESYLYTVEAFKSYMRHLTENGILCITRWSKIPPVDTMKVIGTMDRLRSIGISPQNNMALIRSWATDTIILKRSELTKEEIEAIKEFCREKLYDLAYYPGIPAEEMWEFLPYNPSGRWKWMKGMFNIKPATDDRPYFFHFFRWRSLPYLVKRMGRNWLILVEWGYVMLVATLIQAVAASILLILLPLRALLSPRVSGRWKRLWVLLYFGALGFGFMSMEIVLIQLFSLFLSDPIYSAASVIGGMLVVAGLGSLASGRFSGLPPELPFGMIILFSAIQRYLPRLEFSTLADLPLPARIGLSILSIAPLAFFMGMAFPMGVRRLRARDESLIPWAWGVNGCASVIGAVGAMIIALSLGHSTLLFTAMGCYALAGALAMRIRSIPE
- a CDS encoding radical SAM protein; the encoded protein is MRVKIEEKGWFRLPERLIGRYDLNEGSDLYLIPLADGLVVYHPMLDIRKVYIEPTTRCNLNCITCVRNAWEDETADMEMSTFNAILRQLRGFRSIRAVVLGGFGEPFYHPHILDMIRDIKALGLEVTISTNGTLLGDLAGVCDY
- a CDS encoding PD40 domain-containing protein, which translates into the protein MRGDVSMYKVSVCLIILAIFASAILCGCGDKEADIGKKLLAQGKYEEAIIHLKGAVQRHPSDPDLHYSLGLAYSRAGKYDKAMDEFQVALSFAPDRTDIRYEMAKAAWKLGRRLVPLKTFIKILKSNPTPKQEAEIRELAAEPHPVLQLTNTSSDNASPVFSPDGRKLAFVRVKRGRNVVMLMDLADRKEKRITPEGFSDSSPSFTPDGEYLILSSVPFPTGENDKARLVRVNLNTLERETIFEWKGDIFKPTLSSDGKTVLFESYLNGNWEIFKLDLTVLKLQRLTDNRSNDIDPAFSPDGTKVIFASDRDGDFDIYQMKADGSSQMKIADSPDVDNMPSFSPDGRRILFVSDRDGNEEIYVMDADGRNAVRLTNYRGKDTTPCFSPDGKKLAFASTRGSSYLQINLMDVTKGLTRQELIKHLEYLVSISWE
- a CDS encoding DUF362 domain-containing protein, encoding MVSLEKCDAYDRTAVMEAVDRALERLGGISKFVGPGEKILVKPNLLSPAPPDRAVTTHPLLVEAVVRQIQSAGAYPIISESPGAGTKHSEQRLKEVFEVTGMMEVADRTGAELRIELEPIHLSFLEGRFTKGFELLPVLREVDGIVNLPKLKTHVFMTYTGAVKNLFGLIYGVSKSKFHVRFPNEPDFAGMLIDVMRFARPRLTVMDGVIGLEGNGPGSHGSPRKVGVILAGENPVEVDAAACRIIGMGFDEVPIFEAAKSAEEWDGKVQIVGTPIEEVMIPDFKRPDSRPTEKAILRYRLIRKFAGKLMKEITSPRPVPQKGRCVACGVCVRSCPQNAIRIKGKVAVVDDSLCIRCYCCHEMCPESAIELRFSIISKLFKRIVEER